Proteins from a single region of Lates calcarifer isolate ASB-BC8 linkage group LG19, TLL_Latcal_v3, whole genome shotgun sequence:
- the gnmt gene encoding glycine N-methyltransferase, which yields MSVDSVFRTRSLGVAAEGLPDQYADGKAAKVWELYIGDTQSRTQEYKSWVVSLLREQGVRRVLDVACGTGVDSIMLVEEGFNMMSVDASDKMLKYALKSRWERRKEPAFDQWVIEEANWLTLPEDIQKPGDGFDAVICLGNSFAHLPDFKGDQSDQKLALQNIASMVRPGGILIIDHRNYDYILETGRAPQGKNIYYKSDLTQDISTSVLWVNSKPHMITLDYTIHVPQAALQNLPEVSKFRLSYYPHRLESFKGLLNEAFNGKMEHNVFGDFKTYIPGQSQPPCYFIHVCKKTA from the exons ATGTCGGTCGACAGCGTGTTTAGGACCCGCTCTCTCGGTGTTGCCGCCGAGGGTCTCCCTGATCAATATGCCGACGGCAAAGCAGCGAAAGTCTGGGAGCTGTACATCGGAGACACGCAGAGTAGGACGCAGGAGTACAAAAGCTGGGTGGTGTCCTTGCTGAGAGAGCAAGGGGTGCGAAGAGTGCTGGATGTAGCCTGCGGAACAGG GGTTGACTCTATTATGTTGGTGGAGGAGGGGTTTAATATGATGAGCGTGGATGCCAGTGACAAAATGCTCAAGTATGCACTGAAATCAAGatgggagagaagaaaagagccAGCTTTTGATCAGTGGG tTATTGAAGAGGCCAACTGGCTGACGTTACCAGAAGATATTCAGAAACCAGGGGATGGCTTTGATGCTGTCATCTGCCTTGGCAACTCATTCGCCCATTTACCAGACTTTAAAG GGGACCAGAGCGACCAAAAGTTGGCCCTTCAGAACATTGCCAGTATGGTCAGACCAGGTGGGATCCTCATCATTGACCACCGTAACTACGACTACATCCTGGAGACTGGGCGAGCGCCACAAGGCAAAAACATCTACTACAAG agtGATCTAACTCAGGACATCTCCACCTCTGTGCTGTGGGTCAACAGTAAACCTCATATGATTACTCTGGACTACACTATCCACGTGCCCCAGGCCGCCCTGCAGAACCTTCCTGAAGTCAG TAAATTCCGTCTGTCTTACTACCCTCACCGTCTGGAGAGCTTCAAAGGGCTGCTGAACGAGGCGTTCAATGGCAAAATGGAGCACAACGTCTTTGGAGATTTCAAGACGTACATCCCAGGCCAGAGCCAGCCTCCCTGCTACTTCATCCACGTCTGTAAGAAGACAGCCTAA
- the LOC108897946 gene encoding LOW QUALITY PROTEIN: complement component C1q receptor (The sequence of the model RefSeq protein was modified relative to this genomic sequence to represent the inferred CDS: inserted 2 bases in 1 codon; deleted 1 base in 1 codon), protein MTLQPDTDESILNSVSQELFGNVWIGLRLPAGACSNLSAPLRGYEWTSGSTQRNFIPSISTWKDSITVCSPHCVSAXSNDLKWTERQCSDKTDGYLCRTKHKDACPVQELSDLRVFQSSIGCSTFPCEHECKDVQGGYTCSCRKGYIPDSKDPRQCKLHCGEQRCPVICDGNDRTTCHAICPDGFLRVDNFCVDINECEMHQCDQDCKNTFGSFVCSCQKGFVLKDQVKCRKADGTEGFVITTPANSNTMKPSSASAGGFLWVWIVVTVAVVVLIFAVRFYVVRRQKRREQNSIQQSTATAPMVNI, encoded by the exons ATGACACTTCAGCCTGACACAGATGAGAGTATCCTTAACAGTGTAAGTCAAGAATTGTTTGGAAACGTCTGGATTGGACTGCGTTTACCAGCTGGCGCCTGCAGCAACCTTTCAGCTCCACTCAGAGGCTATGAGTGGACCTCTGGTAGCACACAGAGGAACTTTATTCCATCCATCAGCACCTGGAAAGACAGCATTACAGTCTGCTCTCCGCACTGCGTGTCAGC TTCAAACGATCTAAagtggacagagagacagtgctCGGACAAAACTGATGGATATCTGTGCAGAACAAAGCACAAAGATGCCTGCCCGGTTCAAGAATTATCAGATCTGCGTGTTTTTCAGAGCTCTATAGGCTGTTCAACATTCCCTTGTGAGCATGAATGCAAAGATGTACAAGGAGGATATACATGCTCTTGTAGGAAAGGATATATCCCAGACAGCAAAGACCCCAGGCAGTGCAAATTGCACTGTGGAGAACAGAGATGCCCAGTAATATGTGACGGAAACGATCGTACTACATGCCATGCGATATGTCCTGATGGCTTTTTGAGGGTTGATAATTTCTGTGTGGACATTAATGAATGTGAG ATGCACCAATGTGACCAGGACTGTAAGAACACTTTTGGAAGTTTTGTGTGCTCCTGTCAAAAGGGATTTGTTCTTAAAGACCAAGTCAAGTGCAGGAAAGCAGATGGCACTGAGGGTTTTGTCATCACAACTCCTGCCAACAGTAATACCATGAAGCCTTCCTCTGCATCTGCTGGGGGTTTTCTCTGGGTATGGATTGTTGTTACTGTGGCTGTGGTAGTGTTGATATTTGCTGTAAGGTTTTATGTTGTTAGGCGTCAGAAGCGCAGAGAACAAAACTCCATTCAACAGTCTACTGCTACTGCTCCTATGGTCAACATTTAG